The following coding sequences lie in one Oryctolagus cuniculus chromosome 7, mOryCun1.1, whole genome shotgun sequence genomic window:
- the LOC103345539 gene encoding putative neuroblastoma breakpoint family member 5 has product MAGSHSPASDPVAELNDLECQQLRSQLAKSQQEYWELQEKFLIAEATNFALARELKKYNCEKFKNIIESILTKKLHLEEPLAEKPTVPELLRHCRGILEDQDQELSQLRPKVQRGRNLAHILQQYLKDVVTVHDPETCTGQGFRRLLTEAVRLSACLEDLLGAENIEEEETPAQGPVADRELLEVDEMETPQSSQQETSITGAVDHLPSDSCLPEGTVQMSHDAEDTHGVLGVDGEHACSHKKEEPVTVLPENQYHEVEVPEQVVTHFQVTRRQSRQCSMDY; this is encoded by the exons ATGGCAGGATCCCACAGCCCTGCATCAGATCCCGTGGCAGAACTGAACGACCTCGAATGCCAGCAATTGCGATCCCAGCTGGCAAAGAGCCAACAGGAATACTGGGAGCTCCAGGAGAAGTTTCTCATAGCTGAGGCTACAAACTTTGCCCTGGCCAGGGAGCTGAAAAAATACA ATTGTGAGAAGTTTAAAAACATCATTGAGTCCATACTGACCAAGAAGCTCCACTTGGAGGAGCCGCTGGCAGAGAAGCCCACGGTCCCAGAGCTGCTCAG GCATTGCCGTGGCATCCTTGAAGATCAGGACCAAGAACTTTCCCAGTTACGTCCAAAGGTCCAAAGGGGGAGAAATCTAGCCCACATCCTGCAGCAGTACCTGAAGGACGTGGTCACCGTGCATGACCCTGAGACCTGTACAGGGCAGGGCTTCCGACGACTACTCACTGAGGCTGTCCGGCTGTCAGCGTGCCTTGAGGACCTGCTTGGAGCAG AAAATATTGAAGAGGAGGAAACACCAGCACAAGGACCTGTTGCTGACAG GGAGCTCTTGGAAGTGGATGAAATGGAAACCCCACAAAGTTCACAGCAGGAAACATCTATCACTGGTGCTGTTGACCACCTGCCGAGTGACTCCTGCCTGCCTGAGGGCACTGTGCAAATGTCTCATGATGCTGAGGACACCCACGGTGTGCTAGGTGTAGACGGGGAACACGCTtgttcacacaagaaagaagaaCCTGTCACCGTTCTCCCAG AAAATCAATATCATGAAGTGGAGGTACCAGAGCAAGTTGTCACACACTTCCAGGTAACtcggaggcagagcagacagtgtagCATGGACTACTAG